From Enterococcus mediterraneensis, the proteins below share one genomic window:
- a CDS encoding MATE family efflux transporter translates to MRDLTTGTPAKLIFLFTIPLLVGNIFQQFYNMVDMIIVGQTIGKEALAAVGATGSITFLIIGFAQGLTAGLSIITAQRFGAQDFRGVKKSFAVAIIISFTVTAILTVLSLVFLRPLLLLMQTPPDIIQQAQEFISVILGGMFASMAFNLLSNMIRALGDSRTPLFFLIFAVIINVILDLVFIINFHMGIAGAGYATVIAQISASLMCVIYIKRKIPLLQVSKSDFKIDKDTIFTHLNAGLPMAFQSSIIAIGAVVLQSALNSLGTDVVAAQAAAGRIDQFATQPMMSFGVTMATFTAQNFGAKKYGRILTGVKQCLMMSCAFSVVAGIVVIFFGDRFVGLFVNAGETEVFRLAQIYFNINASLYWILAVLFILRYTLQGLGQTKIPTIAGVMELLMRSFAAIVLTHLFQYPGAAAASPLAWLGSVAVLFYSYMKAIKELHRLDDEQLALHEKTSA, encoded by the coding sequence ATGAGAGACCTAACTACAGGCACCCCAGCAAAGTTGATTTTTTTATTTACCATTCCATTACTCGTGGGAAATATTTTCCAACAGTTCTATAATATGGTAGATATGATCATTGTTGGGCAAACGATCGGTAAAGAGGCATTGGCAGCAGTCGGCGCGACAGGAAGTATCACGTTTTTGATTATTGGTTTTGCTCAAGGTTTGACCGCCGGGTTATCTATCATCACGGCGCAACGTTTCGGCGCTCAGGATTTTCGCGGTGTAAAGAAAAGTTTTGCTGTTGCTATTATAATTAGTTTCACAGTAACTGCTATTTTGACTGTTTTGAGTTTAGTATTTTTACGTCCGTTATTATTGCTGATGCAGACACCGCCGGATATTATCCAACAGGCACAGGAATTTATCTCCGTGATTTTAGGCGGTATGTTTGCCTCAATGGCGTTCAATCTTCTTTCAAATATGATTCGAGCGTTGGGAGATAGCCGAACACCTTTGTTCTTTTTGATTTTCGCTGTGATCATCAATGTGATTTTGGATTTGGTGTTTATTATCAATTTCCACATGGGGATCGCTGGGGCTGGGTATGCGACAGTTATCGCGCAAATTTCCGCAAGTTTGATGTGTGTCATCTATATCAAACGGAAAATCCCGTTACTGCAAGTCTCTAAAAGTGATTTCAAAATAGATAAAGACACGATTTTCACCCATTTGAATGCGGGCTTGCCAATGGCTTTCCAATCATCCATCATCGCTATTGGAGCGGTGGTATTGCAATCTGCTCTAAATAGTTTGGGAACAGATGTCGTAGCGGCTCAAGCCGCAGCCGGAAGGATCGACCAATTTGCCACTCAGCCAATGATGTCTTTTGGCGTAACTATGGCGACATTCACCGCTCAAAACTTCGGCGCTAAAAAATATGGTCGGATCCTGACGGGTGTCAAACAATGTTTGATGATGAGTTGTGCATTCAGTGTCGTAGCCGGGATCGTCGTAATCTTTTTCGGTGACCGGTTTGTTGGTTTATTTGTCAATGCAGGAGAAACAGAAGTCTTCCGTTTAGCTCAGATCTACTTTAATATCAACGCCAGTTTGTATTGGATCTTAGCAGTCCTATTCATTTTGCGCTACACCTTGCAAGGTCTGGGACAAACCAAGATCCCTACAATTGCCGGTGTGATGGAGTTATTGATGCGCTCATTTGCCGCGATCGTTTTGACCCACCTTTTCCAATATCCCGGTGCGGCAGCGGCTTCCCCGTTGGCTTGGTTAGGCTCCGTAGCCGTCCTATTCTATTCTTATATGAAAGCTATCAAAGAACTGCATCGTTTAGACGACGAGCAGTTGGCGTTGCACGAAAAAACCAGTGCTTAA
- a CDS encoding iron-sulfur cluster biosynthesis family protein, producing MKFEITEDAKQMIEKKLADGDKLFLDYENGDSVFTTKGYSCGMDYMFKMILLGKDSTDYDTSAYNIPLETSLGTVWISKSGEKYLENNIKLTFDPAYYSLKLSGDSGLIAGDVPVERH from the coding sequence ATGAAATTTGAAATCACAGAAGATGCCAAACAAATGATCGAAAAGAAATTGGCTGACGGCGACAAATTATTTTTAGACTATGAGAACGGCGACAGCGTATTTACTACCAAAGGATATAGTTGTGGTATGGACTATATGTTCAAGATGATCCTTTTAGGAAAAGACTCGACTGATTACGATACCTCTGCTTACAATATTCCGCTAGAAACCAGCTTAGGAACTGTCTGGATCAGCAAAAGCGGTGAAAAGTATTTGGAAAACAATATCAAATTGACATTTGATCCAGCTTATTACAGCTTAAAATTATCTGGCGATAGCGGTTTGATCGCCGGCGATGTACCTGTTGAACGCCACTGA
- a CDS encoding HAD-IA family hydrolase yields MFDSYIWDFDGTLFDTYPIMLDSMMKALEDRQVVADPKAVYRLLKEKSSKALTEKYHLDFQEFSDDFHQYETLDTRQPVTFDHVYDTLAQLKQQGSKHYILTHRTIVSTRELLVKEGMLEFFEEIVGPESQFPRKPDPSSLNYLVEKYQMDPKRTVMVGDRVLDIEAGKNAGVKTCFYDIDHFLENVPADYTIHSMEEILSID; encoded by the coding sequence ATGTTTGATTCATATATATGGGATTTTGACGGGACGTTATTCGATACGTATCCGATCATGCTTGACAGCATGATGAAAGCTTTAGAAGATCGGCAAGTAGTTGCTGATCCAAAAGCTGTTTATCGATTATTGAAAGAGAAATCTTCAAAAGCATTGACTGAAAAATATCATCTGGACTTCCAAGAATTCTCAGATGATTTCCATCAATACGAAACGCTTGATACTCGCCAACCAGTCACATTTGATCATGTGTATGACACATTGGCGCAACTGAAACAACAAGGATCTAAACATTATATCTTGACTCATCGTACGATCGTTTCGACTCGCGAATTGTTAGTAAAAGAAGGAATGTTAGAATTTTTTGAAGAAATCGTGGGACCTGAATCTCAGTTTCCTCGTAAGCCTGATCCAAGTTCTCTGAATTATTTGGTAGAGAAATATCAAATGGATCCCAAACGGACAGTAATGGTGGGAGATCGCGTACTGGATATTGAAGCTGGCAAAAATGCCGGTGTCAAAACTTGTTTTTATGACATCGACCATTTTTTAGAAAATGTACCAGCTGATTACACGATCCATTCGATGGAAGAGATCTTGTCGATCGATTGA
- a CDS encoding DUF1538 domain-containing protein, producing the protein MSLITQIFGGFELIVRDVLMAIFPIVLIFVLMNFISFKMTKQKFWAIMKGFLLTTFGLILFLHGVEIAYVPVGQHLGSALASMENNYILIPLGLLMGFLVGFAEPAIHVMVKQVEEESGGTIRSKVLLSVVSIGIGVAVALSMWRLLAGFSLYYFLIPGYILVFILGRRVDKMFLAMAFDNGGVATGPMCSTFILSMAVSIASQIEGRSPLIDGFGVVALIALTPILSTLALGYIYKRKEERYLKEKQALQESEERR; encoded by the coding sequence ATGAGTCTTATTACTCAAATATTCGGCGGTTTTGAACTGATCGTCAGAGATGTTTTGATGGCGATTTTCCCCATTGTATTGATTTTTGTGTTAATGAATTTTATCAGTTTTAAAATGACGAAACAAAAGTTTTGGGCGATCATGAAAGGTTTCTTATTGACGACTTTCGGGCTGATTTTATTTTTACACGGTGTTGAAATCGCTTATGTTCCAGTTGGGCAGCATTTGGGCTCAGCGTTGGCTTCCATGGAAAACAACTACATTCTGATTCCGTTAGGCTTGTTGATGGGTTTTCTGGTTGGATTTGCCGAACCGGCGATCCACGTGATGGTCAAGCAAGTGGAAGAAGAAAGCGGGGGTACGATCCGTTCGAAAGTCTTGCTTTCAGTTGTATCGATCGGGATCGGTGTTGCAGTGGCACTTTCTATGTGGCGTTTGTTAGCGGGCTTCAGTCTTTATTATTTCCTGATTCCCGGCTACATCTTAGTCTTTATACTGGGCAGAAGAGTCGATAAAATGTTTTTGGCCATGGCATTTGATAATGGCGGCGTAGCGACAGGGCCGATGTGTTCAACCTTTATTTTGTCGATGGCCGTTTCTATCGCTTCCCAGATCGAAGGGCGCAGTCCCTTGATCGATGGTTTTGGTGTGGTGGCTTTGATCGCATTGACACCGATATTGTCTACACTAGCATTAGGCTACATCTATAAACGAAAAGAAGAACGTTACTTAAAAGAAAAACAAGCATTACAAGAATCGGAGGAAAGAAGATGA
- a CDS encoding 5-methylcytosine restriction system specificity protein McrC, giving the protein MLKTNENIPVRNIYYMLSYAYQALSLSEYQKVDVEKFHNTKDLYTEILKIGVPVLIRGGLLKDYVRISEKTTVIRGKIDINASIKQNALVDKKLMVLHDDFSEDILLNQIIKATLILICRSLSTSRDNKKFFFGLLPFFNNVSDIELDATLWKRVHYNRQNIRYQFIIDICRYLYEELLLGTSLGKHDSKQIQDEQRFSSLYEKFVFAFYKRETGFIVTHPQIPWKVDNGFTEALPIMQTDIVLSDQNKTLIIDTKFYSENMATKFAGSNAKQKSANLYQLFTYVNNWHKREDEEVGGMLLYAKTTAKEQPNHHYEINGNRISVVTLDMNQKFEKIKNELLMHAESFFKTEQRKGGVSIPETK; this is encoded by the coding sequence ATGCTGAAGACTAATGAAAATATTCCTGTTCGTAATATCTATTATATGCTTTCTTATGCTTATCAAGCTTTAAGCTTGTCTGAATATCAAAAAGTAGATGTAGAAAAATTTCATAACACAAAAGATTTATATACTGAAATTCTAAAAATTGGGGTTCCTGTATTGATTCGAGGAGGACTGTTAAAGGACTACGTCAGAATATCTGAAAAAACGACGGTTATTCGGGGGAAAATCGATATCAATGCCTCAATAAAACAGAATGCATTGGTAGATAAAAAACTGATGGTTCTGCATGATGATTTTTCTGAGGATATTCTACTCAATCAGATAATCAAAGCTACGTTAATTTTGATTTGCAGATCATTATCCACCTCTAGAGACAATAAAAAATTTTTTTTCGGATTACTTCCATTTTTCAATAATGTCTCTGATATTGAATTAGATGCAACTTTATGGAAAAGAGTTCACTATAATCGTCAAAATATACGCTACCAATTTATTATTGATATTTGCCGATATTTATATGAAGAATTGTTACTTGGTACATCGCTTGGAAAACATGATTCTAAACAAATTCAAGATGAGCAACGATTCTCGTCACTTTATGAAAAATTTGTATTTGCTTTTTATAAGCGTGAAACTGGTTTTATTGTTACTCATCCGCAAATACCTTGGAAAGTGGATAACGGGTTCACAGAAGCACTTCCAATTATGCAAACGGATATTGTCTTATCTGATCAGAATAAAACCTTAATAATCGATACAAAATTTTATTCTGAAAATATGGCAACAAAATTTGCAGGAAGCAACGCAAAACAGAAATCAGCCAATTTATATCAATTGTTCACTTATGTTAATAACTGGCATAAAAGGGAAGATGAGGAGGTTGGTGGAATGTTGCTTTATGCTAAGACAACTGCAAAAGAGCAACCAAATCATCATTATGAGATCAATGGAAATAGGATATCAGTAGTGACATTGGATATGAACCAGAAATTTGAGAAAATAAAAAATGAGTTGCTCATGCATGCAGAATCGTTCTTTAAAACAGAGCAGAGAAAAGGTGGAGTTAGCATCCCAGAAACCAAATGA
- a CDS encoding ACT domain-containing protein, translated as MKAILTVVGKDKVGIIAGVSQKLAELNINILDVSQTIMEDYFTMMMMLQMQPEADLEAIKQALSQVENTLGVKISIQNEEIFNAMHKL; from the coding sequence ATGAAAGCTATTTTAACGGTTGTCGGGAAGGACAAGGTTGGGATCATTGCCGGTGTCAGCCAGAAGTTGGCAGAATTGAATATCAATATTCTAGATGTATCTCAAACGATCATGGAAGATTATTTTACCATGATGATGATGTTGCAAATGCAACCAGAGGCTGATTTAGAAGCGATCAAGCAAGCATTGAGTCAAGTTGAAAACACATTGGGCGTCAAAATCAGCATTCAAAATGAAGAGATCTTCAATGCGATGCATAAACTATAA
- a CDS encoding PFL family protein has translation METKQILETIRMVEEENLDIRTITMGISLLDCIDASTEKTCQNIYNKITSKAKNLVKVGDEIASEFGIPIINKRISVTPIAIVASASGGQDCVAFAKVLDKAAKAVGINFIGGYSALVEKGYQGADLSLIQSIPEALAETEFVCSSVNIGSTRAGINMDAVKLMGETIKQTAEASDMGCAKLVVFANAVEDNPFMAGAFHGVGEADCEINVGVSGPGVVKRALEKVKGESFDVVAETVKKTAFKITRMGQLVGQIASERLHVPFGIVDLSLAPTPAVGDSVALILEEMGLESVGTHGTTAALALLNDAVKKGGVMACNHVGGLSGAFIPVSEDAGMIKAVEEGYLNLEKLEAMTAICSVGLDMIAIPGDTPAETIAAMIADEAAIGVINHKTTAVRIIPAKDKKVGDSVEFGGLLGTAPVMRTNSAKSTDFIQRGGRIPAPIHSFKN, from the coding sequence ATGGAAACAAAACAAATTCTTGAAACGATCCGGATGGTAGAAGAAGAAAATCTTGATATCCGGACGATCACAATGGGTATTTCATTGTTGGACTGTATCGATGCCAGCACAGAAAAGACTTGTCAAAATATCTATAATAAAATCACCAGCAAAGCGAAAAATCTTGTAAAAGTCGGTGACGAGATCGCCAGTGAATTTGGGATCCCCATCATCAACAAGCGGATCTCAGTGACACCGATTGCCATCGTTGCTTCCGCAAGTGGTGGGCAAGACTGTGTTGCTTTTGCAAAAGTTTTGGACAAAGCCGCAAAAGCGGTGGGGATCAATTTTATCGGCGGGTATAGCGCATTAGTCGAAAAAGGCTATCAAGGAGCGGACCTGTCCTTGATCCAATCGATTCCGGAAGCCTTGGCGGAAACAGAATTTGTCTGTTCTTCTGTCAATATCGGTTCGACACGGGCAGGGATTAATATGGATGCTGTCAAATTGATGGGAGAAACCATCAAACAAACCGCCGAAGCTTCAGATATGGGCTGCGCGAAGTTGGTAGTCTTTGCGAATGCGGTGGAAGACAACCCATTCATGGCGGGAGCATTCCACGGAGTCGGTGAAGCAGATTGCGAGATCAATGTCGGTGTCAGCGGACCGGGCGTAGTAAAACGCGCTCTGGAAAAGGTCAAAGGCGAATCTTTTGATGTGGTTGCTGAAACAGTTAAGAAGACGGCATTTAAAATCACGCGGATGGGACAATTAGTCGGTCAAATCGCTTCTGAGCGATTGCACGTGCCTTTTGGTATCGTGGATCTGTCATTAGCTCCTACGCCGGCAGTTGGCGATAGTGTCGCGTTGATCTTGGAAGAAATGGGCTTGGAATCTGTCGGCACACACGGTACAACAGCGGCGCTGGCTTTATTGAACGATGCTGTAAAAAAAGGCGGCGTGATGGCTTGCAACCATGTGGGAGGCTTATCAGGCGCATTCATTCCGGTTTCTGAAGATGCAGGTATGATCAAAGCTGTAGAAGAAGGCTACCTGAATCTGGAAAAATTAGAAGCGATGACCGCCATTTGTTCAGTGGGTCTGGACATGATCGCGATCCCAGGAGATACACCAGCGGAGACGATTGCGGCGATGATCGCTGATGAAGCTGCGATCGGTGTCATCAATCATAAAACAACGGCGGTGCGGATCATCCCCGCTAAAGATAAAAAAGTCGGCGATTCTGTCGAATTCGGCGGTTTGCTGGGGACTGCTCCAGTCATGCGGACGAATTCGGCGAAATCGACGGACTTTATCCAACGAGGCGGGCGGATCCCGGCGCCGATCCATTCATTTAAAAATTAG
- a CDS encoding 2,3-bisphosphoglycerate-dependent phosphoglycerate mutase, with protein MDVVLVRHGESEANFENYWTGWLDVSLTEKGQEQARKAGEKIKNAQIEFDAAFTSVLKRASLTCQIILEESDQLWIPTFKTWRLNERHYGALVGKNKDEMAREFGADQVKRWRRDYYEMPPLVEENHFDRRYAQLADQDIPHGENLQMTVQRVAPLWQDEIAPLLRSGKNVLITGHGNSLRALVKYLEDVPEDQMDTIDIPNAQPIHYRFDKNLQIINKSIL; from the coding sequence ATGGATGTAGTACTGGTGCGGCACGGGGAAAGTGAAGCAAATTTTGAAAATTATTGGACGGGATGGCTGGATGTTTCTCTGACAGAAAAAGGGCAGGAACAGGCTCGTAAGGCAGGGGAAAAAATCAAAAACGCGCAGATCGAATTTGACGCTGCATTTACGTCAGTATTGAAGCGGGCATCATTGACTTGCCAGATCATCTTAGAAGAAAGCGATCAGTTATGGATACCGACATTTAAAACCTGGCGTCTGAACGAGCGGCATTATGGCGCTTTAGTAGGGAAAAATAAGGATGAAATGGCACGAGAATTCGGGGCGGATCAAGTCAAACGCTGGCGTCGAGATTATTATGAAATGCCTCCATTAGTAGAAGAAAACCATTTTGACCGCCGTTACGCACAACTGGCAGATCAAGACATTCCTCATGGAGAAAATCTGCAAATGACGGTTCAGCGGGTCGCGCCATTATGGCAAGACGAGATCGCGCCGCTGTTGCGTTCGGGTAAGAATGTTTTGATTACCGGACATGGCAACAGTCTGCGGGCGCTGGTGAAATATTTGGAGGACGTACCAGAAGACCAAATGGATACCATTGATATCCCCAATGCTCAGCCGATCCATTACCGCTTTGATAAGAACTTGCAGATCATCAATAAATCGATCCTCTAA
- a CDS encoding DUF1538 domain-containing protein, producing MRKSFQEVIVSILPMTVLIVILTLVFAPLETNDMITFLVGAGIMMIGMAFFLFGAEYSMLRVGELVGEYMIKRRNLAIMLSLGFAIGIGITIAEPSVQVLAQQVRDISDGAITKFLLIGVVSVGTGIFLAFALLRVVFKVSYYKLMMVGYLAVLVASFFTPAEFMPVAFDAGGVTTGPVTVPFILALASGLTSMIHKGKGEDDSFGMVGISSLGPILAVMLLGVIFQ from the coding sequence ATGCGGAAAAGTTTTCAAGAAGTAATAGTATCGATTTTACCAATGACTGTATTGATCGTCATTTTGACGCTCGTTTTTGCACCATTGGAGACCAATGATATGATCACGTTTCTTGTTGGAGCAGGAATCATGATGATCGGGATGGCATTCTTTTTATTTGGAGCAGAATACTCGATGCTGAGAGTTGGCGAACTGGTAGGGGAGTACATGATCAAACGACGAAATCTAGCGATCATGCTCAGCCTTGGTTTTGCTATCGGGATCGGGATCACTATAGCGGAACCATCTGTTCAAGTATTGGCACAGCAAGTCAGAGACATTTCTGATGGCGCTATCACAAAGTTTCTTTTGATCGGAGTCGTGAGTGTAGGAACGGGGATCTTCTTAGCCTTTGCATTATTGCGGGTGGTCTTTAAAGTCTCTTATTACAAGCTGATGATGGTAGGATATCTAGCCGTTTTAGTAGCCTCATTTTTTACTCCGGCAGAATTTATGCCTGTTGCGTTTGATGCAGGTGGTGTAACTACTGGACCAGTCACTGTTCCATTTATTTTGGCATTGGCTAGCGGATTGACGAGCATGATCCATAAAGGCAAAGGCGAAGATGACAGCTTTGGGATGGTAGGAATCTCATCACTTGGACCGATCTTAGCAGTAATGTTGCTGGGGGTGATCTTCCAATGA
- a CDS encoding AAA family ATPase, which produces MEEQKQQYVSWVTENLGEKTGIWYAPYLEKLGALLDRFNLGVGFNDNFFSYLSYPDYKKVYQRITSENDDDIKPILEGKQKRYTKNFVEKNDQWKKQYAQMTFDEGKRSKPDNYGGIPQLGTLLRSYLKFLYYAENSSLTYPKKEKKTSNLDGQVDDNVNYWIYMPGDDAKMWNDFYSDGVMGIDWDYLGDLEKYQSRTDIEKRIAERKSGNVKPANDSKIVWDFYHEVKPGDIIYARAGTKRIIGKGVVIGDYYFDDKVSEYKHRHLVNWTNKGSWDLQDPVAQKILTNFNEYPDWIIYMDQVINDEQIDETSLLINKFRVWLSQQVQQNGEFLNDKTIAQKISSLKDIEKKFNVLIFGETDTEALKDIKETVLADGTYDRYKGVSGSSIDYYIRYVESRPLVEENTPYMLNDFLSEVFIDEEEVGKLQSILQNKKNLILKGAPGVGKTFIADRLAYLMMEEKDDSRIQMIQFHQSYSYEDFIEGYRPKADGEGFELKQGPFVKFARKAARDPERDYFFIIDEINRGNMSKVFGELMMLIETDKRGKSVNLLYSNEKFSVPANLYIIGMMNTADRSLALLDYALRRRFSFYEINPAFENQTFLDYLIKIGNPKRMERVITIIKSMNLQIAEELGKGFRIGHSYFVGAAFEVDPDLRIEEVVEYEIIPQLYEYWFDDEQKADSWSEQLRQAYAED; this is translated from the coding sequence ATGGAAGAACAAAAGCAACAATATGTTAGTTGGGTAACAGAAAATCTAGGTGAAAAGACGGGTATTTGGTATGCACCATACTTAGAGAAATTAGGTGCACTTTTAGATAGATTCAACTTAGGTGTTGGGTTTAATGATAACTTCTTTTCTTATCTGTCCTACCCAGATTATAAAAAGGTGTATCAAAGGATTACTTCGGAAAATGATGATGACATAAAACCAATATTAGAAGGAAAGCAAAAACGTTATACGAAGAATTTTGTGGAAAAAAATGATCAGTGGAAAAAGCAGTATGCACAGATGACATTTGACGAAGGTAAACGTAGCAAGCCTGATAATTACGGAGGAATACCTCAATTAGGAACACTTCTTCGCTCATATTTAAAATTTCTATACTATGCCGAAAATTCCAGCCTTACATATCCAAAGAAGGAGAAGAAAACTTCTAATCTAGATGGACAAGTTGATGATAACGTGAATTACTGGATTTATATGCCTGGTGACGACGCCAAGATGTGGAATGATTTTTATTCTGATGGAGTGATGGGAATTGACTGGGACTATTTAGGTGATTTAGAAAAATATCAAAGTCGAACTGATATTGAGAAGAGAATTGCTGAACGAAAAAGTGGAAATGTAAAACCGGCAAATGATTCAAAAATAGTTTGGGATTTTTATCATGAAGTAAAACCGGGAGATATCATTTATGCTAGAGCTGGGACAAAACGTATCATTGGAAAGGGCGTAGTAATAGGAGATTATTATTTTGACGATAAAGTTTCGGAGTATAAACATCGCCATTTAGTAAACTGGACAAATAAAGGTTCTTGGGACTTACAAGACCCAGTTGCACAAAAGATACTAACGAACTTCAATGAATATCCTGATTGGATTATTTATATGGATCAGGTGATAAATGATGAACAAATCGATGAAACATCACTTCTTATCAATAAATTTAGAGTGTGGCTATCTCAACAAGTGCAACAAAATGGTGAATTTCTAAATGATAAGACAATAGCACAAAAAATTTCTTCCCTGAAAGATATTGAGAAAAAATTCAACGTTTTAATCTTTGGCGAGACAGATACCGAAGCCTTGAAAGACATAAAAGAAACGGTACTAGCTGACGGAACGTATGACCGATATAAAGGTGTATCAGGTAGTTCAATCGATTATTATATCCGTTATGTAGAATCTAGACCATTAGTTGAAGAGAATACACCTTATATGTTAAATGATTTTCTTTCAGAAGTTTTCATTGATGAAGAAGAGGTTGGAAAACTTCAGTCTATACTACAAAACAAGAAGAATCTGATTTTAAAGGGAGCACCCGGTGTTGGTAAAACCTTTATTGCTGATAGATTAGCTTATTTGATGATGGAAGAAAAGGATGATTCAAGAATCCAGATGATTCAGTTCCATCAAAGTTACAGTTATGAAGATTTTATTGAAGGCTATCGTCCTAAAGCGGATGGCGAAGGGTTTGAGCTGAAGCAAGGGCCGTTTGTAAAGTTTGCTAGAAAGGCTGCTCGAGATCCAGAACGTGATTATTTCTTTATAATTGATGAAATAAATCGGGGAAATATGAGTAAGGTTTTTGGCGAGCTGATGATGCTTATTGAAACAGATAAACGAGGGAAATCAGTTAATCTTCTTTATTCTAACGAGAAGTTTTCGGTACCGGCCAATCTTTATATTATAGGAATGATGAATACTGCTGATAGAAGTTTAGCACTGTTGGATTATGCATTACGTCGTAGGTTTTCGTTTTATGAAATAAATCCCGCGTTTGAAAATCAGACCTTTTTAGATTATTTGATTAAAATTGGTAATCCGAAGAGAATGGAGCGTGTGATTACAATTATAAAAAGTATGAACCTTCAAATCGCAGAAGAACTCGGCAAAGGGTTTAGGATTGGACATAGTTATTTCGTAGGTGCTGCTTTTGAAGTTGATCCGGATTTACGAATTGAAGAAGTAGTGGAATATGAAATTATTCCCCAACTCTATGAATATTGGTTTGATGATGAACAAAAAGCAGATAGCTGGTCAGAGCAGTTGAGGCAAGCTTATGCTGAAGACTAA
- a CDS encoding M23 family metallopeptidase, which translates to MESFNERQRPVKIEFPLRGEWTAPTTPAKKIPSHGTDRMGLRYAFDFVRADEKDLHKEYDAGFWRFFVFGVPLEKFYCYGEKIYAPCDGEIVELVDGIAERKTVHWVRESFRAVKNALTFDENNDEYSLIAGNYLVMKCSDEIYMAFVHLKTGSITVSLNEKIKQGTLLGRVGHSGNSTSPHLHFQVMDSADIKNSRGLPCCFEEYEVYQNGQWKTVHGQIPSRDERIRFYKN; encoded by the coding sequence ATGGAAAGCTTTAATGAACGCCAACGTCCTGTTAAAATAGAATTTCCTTTAAGAGGAGAATGGACTGCTCCAACTACGCCGGCAAAAAAGATTCCCAGCCATGGCACGGATCGGATGGGATTGCGGTATGCGTTTGATTTTGTACGAGCAGATGAAAAAGACTTGCATAAAGAGTATGATGCTGGTTTTTGGCGATTTTTCGTATTTGGTGTGCCGCTTGAGAAGTTTTATTGCTATGGTGAAAAGATCTATGCGCCCTGTGATGGAGAGATCGTGGAACTAGTAGATGGGATTGCTGAAAGGAAAACTGTACATTGGGTGAGAGAATCGTTTCGTGCGGTAAAAAATGCTTTGACATTTGACGAGAATAATGATGAATACAGCTTGATCGCCGGGAATTATCTGGTGATGAAGTGTTCCGATGAGATTTATATGGCATTTGTCCATTTGAAAACTGGTTCGATCACAGTTTCTTTAAATGAAAAAATCAAACAGGGAACTTTGCTAGGGCGAGTAGGCCATTCAGGAAATTCAACGTCTCCCCATCTCCATTTTCAAGTGATGGATAGTGCTGATATCAAAAATTCTCGAGGACTTCCTTGCTGTTTTGAAGAATATGAAGTCTATCAAAACGGCCAGTGGAAAACGGTGCACGGCCAAATTCCTTCGAGGGACGAGAGGATCAGGTTTTATAAAAATTGA
- a CDS encoding P-II family nitrogen regulator gives MNKPVALNLEMIVTIVDKGVGSDVIQYSKKAGANGGTILHGKGSGVHDSAKFFGLEIEPEKDIVLTLVPDTLTNEVMNAIGNGIHIDKPGNGICFSIDISKVIGITEINSYRQVVDMERLLDDDKK, from the coding sequence ATGAATAAACCCGTTGCATTGAATCTAGAGATGATTGTTACGATCGTTGATAAAGGTGTTGGCTCAGATGTCATTCAATATTCCAAAAAAGCAGGAGCAAATGGTGGAACGATCCTTCATGGGAAAGGGTCTGGGGTCCATGATAGTGCTAAATTTTTTGGATTAGAGATTGAGCCTGAAAAAGATATCGTGTTGACCTTAGTGCCGGATACATTGACCAATGAAGTCATGAACGCGATCGGCAACGGTATTCATATCGATAAGCCCGGTAATGGTATTTGTTTTAGTATCGATATCAGCAAAGTCATCGGGATCACAGAGATCAATTCATATCGACAAGTTGTAGATATGGAACGTCTGTTAGACGATGATAAAAAGTAA